One Polynucleobacter sp. MWH-Spelu-300-X4 genomic window carries:
- the rpoZ gene encoding DNA-directed RNA polymerase subunit omega yields the protein MARITVEDCLKTIPNRFELVLAATYRARQLAQGHAPRVNAKDKPTVTALREVAAGVTDRDMLVKVPL from the coding sequence ATGGCACGTATTACTGTAGAAGATTGTTTAAAGACCATTCCAAATCGTTTTGAATTGGTATTGGCTGCCACGTACCGTGCGCGTCAATTAGCGCAGGGCCACGCTCCTCGCGTTAACGCTAAAGACAAGCCGACTGTGACTGCTTTGCGTGAAGTTGCTGCAGGTGTTACAGATCGAGATATGTTGGTTAAAGTACCTCTCTAA
- the gmk gene encoding guanylate kinase — translation MLMVVAPSGAGKSSLVNALLEKDPSLQLSVSCTTRDPRPGEQDGREYHFLSKEEFLKRQAAGDFLESAEVHGNCYGTSKSWIESQMAVGKDVILEIDWQGARQVQKIIPNAIWIFILPPSIQSLEDRLRKRAQDDEATIERRVAAAREELTHVGEANYLVINDLFEAALFELRQIISASRLRAGPQLERHKNLAQELGL, via the coding sequence ATGTTGATGGTAGTAGCTCCTTCGGGAGCTGGTAAGTCATCTTTGGTGAATGCCTTGTTAGAAAAAGATCCCAGTCTTCAGTTATCGGTTTCTTGCACGACGAGAGATCCTAGACCGGGCGAGCAAGATGGGCGTGAGTATCATTTTTTAAGTAAAGAAGAATTTTTAAAACGCCAAGCAGCAGGAGATTTTTTAGAGTCAGCAGAGGTTCATGGAAATTGCTATGGAACTTCTAAGTCTTGGATCGAATCTCAAATGGCGGTTGGTAAAGATGTCATTTTAGAAATTGATTGGCAGGGCGCTAGGCAAGTGCAGAAAATTATTCCTAATGCCATTTGGATTTTTATTTTGCCGCCCTCGATTCAGTCTTTAGAAGATCGTTTGCGTAAACGCGCTCAAGATGATGAGGCAACTATTGAGAGACGTGTTGCTGCGGCTAGAGAAGAATTGACTCACGTAGGTGAAGCTAACTATTTGGTCATTAATGATTTGTTTGAAGCTGCTTTATTTGAGTTAAGGCAGATTATTTCCGCTAGCCGATTAAGGGCTGGACCTCAGCTAGAACGTCATAAAAATCTAGCTCAGGAGCTTGGTTTGTAA
- a CDS encoding YicC/YloC family endoribonuclease yields MIESMTGFGGASRQIHLGGKAYATVAVECRSVNSRFLDLNIRSPEECRSAEMPIREMVTKQLSRGKVEFRINVHREAEQGLAATELLNKSALDGLKSIEASILKEMPNAGNMRMGEILKWPGVINEARADDALWRSATLEAANDALMALKESRQGEGRALFSVLMERVVGIRGIVATIEPLIPEIIVAHQAKLTERLTEILTGVDAQGQAVSKNDISDRIRQEVVLYGVRIDVAEELSRLKTHLDAVESALKKGGPVGKRLDFLMQELNREANTLGSKSVSQESSNASIEIKLLIEQMREQVQNLE; encoded by the coding sequence ATGATAGAAAGTATGACCGGTTTTGGTGGAGCCTCTAGACAAATTCATCTAGGTGGAAAAGCCTATGCAACTGTAGCGGTGGAATGCCGCTCTGTGAATAGCCGTTTCCTAGATTTGAACATACGTTCCCCTGAGGAGTGCCGATCAGCGGAAATGCCCATACGCGAGATGGTAACGAAACAACTGTCTCGTGGGAAGGTGGAGTTTCGGATTAATGTCCATCGCGAGGCCGAGCAAGGGCTCGCGGCTACTGAATTATTGAATAAAAGCGCTTTGGATGGATTGAAGTCTATAGAAGCTTCGATTCTTAAAGAAATGCCTAATGCGGGAAATATGCGCATGGGCGAGATTCTTAAATGGCCTGGGGTTATTAATGAGGCTAGGGCTGATGATGCCTTATGGCGTTCTGCCACATTAGAGGCCGCTAACGATGCCCTGATGGCCCTGAAAGAGAGTCGCCAGGGTGAGGGCAGGGCTTTGTTCTCAGTGCTTATGGAGCGTGTCGTAGGGATTCGTGGAATTGTTGCCACCATTGAGCCATTGATTCCCGAGATTATTGTGGCTCATCAGGCTAAATTGACAGAGCGCTTAACTGAGATTTTGACTGGGGTGGATGCCCAAGGGCAAGCCGTCTCTAAAAATGACATTTCGGACCGCATTAGGCAAGAGGTGGTGTTGTATGGAGTACGTATCGATGTGGCTGAAGAGCTAAGTCGTTTGAAAACTCATTTGGATGCGGTGGAGAGTGCGCTTAAAAAGGGCGGTCCCGTCGGAAAGCGTTTGGATTTCTTGATGCAAGAGTTGAATCGTGAGGCTAATACCTTAGGCTCTAAATCTGTTTCTCAGGAAAGTAGTAATGCTTCTATTGAAATTAAGTTACTGATTGAGCAAATGCGCGAACAGGTTCAGAATTTAGAGTAA
- the rph gene encoding ribonuclease PH, with protein MTNFKRPSNRTAENLRDIKIIRGFTKHAEGSVLVQFGDTHVLCTASVLEKVPPHQKGSGEGWVTAEYGMLPRATHTRGDREAARGKQSGRTQEIQRLIGRSMRSIFDLKLLGERTIHLDCDVLQADGGTRTASITGAFVAARDAVNQLLAKKLITQDPIKDHVAAISVGIYEGHPVLDLDYAEDSACDTDMNVVMTGSGGIIEVQGTAEGAAFSRAELDALLNLAEKGISELVALQKQALGN; from the coding sequence ATGACAAACTTCAAAAGACCTAGTAACAGAACCGCAGAAAATCTGCGTGATATCAAAATTATTCGTGGATTTACCAAACACGCCGAAGGGTCCGTTTTGGTGCAATTTGGCGATACACACGTGCTTTGCACCGCCAGCGTACTTGAAAAAGTGCCACCTCACCAAAAAGGAAGCGGTGAAGGCTGGGTAACAGCGGAATACGGCATGCTACCTAGAGCCACCCACACTCGCGGTGACCGTGAAGCGGCTCGTGGCAAGCAAAGTGGCCGCACCCAAGAAATTCAGCGCCTCATTGGCAGATCTATGCGTAGCATTTTTGATCTAAAGCTCTTAGGAGAGCGCACCATTCATCTGGATTGTGACGTACTACAAGCCGATGGCGGCACAAGAACCGCTTCCATCACTGGCGCATTCGTGGCAGCCAGAGATGCTGTTAATCAACTTTTAGCGAAAAAATTAATTACACAAGATCCTATTAAGGATCACGTGGCCGCTATTTCAGTGGGTATTTATGAAGGGCACCCTGTACTCGATCTTGATTACGCGGAAGACTCTGCTTGCGACACCGATATGAATGTCGTTATGACCGGCAGTGGAGGAATTATCGAAGTGCAAGGTACCGCTGAAGGTGCCGCATTTTCCAGAGCAGAATTAGATGCCCTACTGAATCTTGCTGAAAAAGGTATCAGCGAATTAGTGGCTTTACAAAAACAAGCCTTGGGTAATTGA
- the rdgB gene encoding RdgB/HAM1 family non-canonical purine NTP pyrophosphatase, with protein MVPKKIVLASNNAGKVKEFNLLLAPLGFEVIPQGLLGIPSCEEPFPSFVENAITKARHASKLSGLPALADDSGVCVNALGGLPGVLSARFSLSDQKKDPSDEDNNQLLIKKLAGISDRSAHFTCTLVFLESDIDPEPLIAVGKWYGDIIDTPRGSAGFGYDPHFFIPSLNKSAAELSAEEKNAISHRGLAMQDLIAQLQRKFKQ; from the coding sequence ATGGTACCCAAGAAAATTGTTCTGGCCTCTAACAATGCCGGGAAAGTTAAAGAATTTAACTTGCTACTAGCACCACTAGGCTTTGAGGTCATCCCTCAAGGCCTGCTTGGCATTCCTTCTTGCGAAGAGCCATTCCCAAGCTTTGTCGAAAACGCCATTACCAAGGCAAGACATGCTAGCAAACTAAGCGGCCTCCCCGCTCTAGCCGATGACTCAGGGGTTTGCGTTAATGCCTTAGGTGGCTTACCCGGAGTCCTATCTGCGCGTTTTTCTTTATCGGATCAAAAAAAAGATCCTAGCGATGAAGATAACAATCAACTCTTAATCAAAAAATTGGCGGGCATCAGCGATCGATCAGCCCACTTCACCTGCACTTTGGTATTTTTAGAATCAGATATTGATCCAGAACCATTAATCGCCGTGGGTAAATGGTATGGCGACATCATCGACACACCTAGAGGTTCTGCTGGCTTTGGTTACGACCCTCACTTCTTTATCCCAAGTCTAAATAAATCAGCAGCAGAATTAAGTGCCGAAGAAAAAAATGCGATCAGTCATCGTGGGTTAGCCATGCAAGATTTGATTGCGCAGCTACAGCGCAAATTTAAACAGTAA
- the hemW gene encoding radical SAM family heme chaperone HemW, whose product MLQALPPLSLYVHIPWCIKKCPYCDFNSHQIKDGKESGFPAGFDEQRYLEALRLDLQSTLPKVWGRKVQTIFIGGGTPSLLSKEGLDQLLSDIRALLPLNADAEITMEANPGTFEKDKFKSFAESGVNRISLGIQSFDDSKLQALGRVHDSEQAKAAIRAALELFDQVNIDLMYALPGQSLNDALADIQQAISFDPGHISLYHLTLEPNTLFAKYPPALPDDDSAFEMLDHLMNALEKAGYSRYEVSAYAKKGRQCQHNLNYWQFGDYIGIGAGAHGKISEHNRITRQVNERHPDSYMTKIFKDGHALIEERTLDKNDLPFEYMLNALRLIEGVPTHAFNERTGIPLAQINPMLEAAVKKQLLDADPRTLKATPLGMQYLNDLQMLFLK is encoded by the coding sequence ATGCTGCAAGCACTTCCTCCCTTATCGCTTTATGTCCATATTCCATGGTGCATCAAGAAATGTCCCTATTGCGACTTTAACTCTCATCAAATTAAAGACGGCAAAGAAAGTGGCTTCCCCGCAGGATTTGACGAGCAACGTTACTTAGAAGCCTTACGCCTAGACTTACAAAGTACCTTACCTAAGGTGTGGGGTAGAAAAGTTCAAACTATTTTTATTGGCGGTGGCACCCCAAGTCTTCTCTCTAAAGAGGGTCTTGACCAACTGCTCTCAGATATCAGAGCTTTATTACCACTCAATGCCGATGCTGAAATAACGATGGAAGCGAACCCTGGCACTTTTGAGAAAGATAAATTTAAAAGCTTTGCGGAAAGTGGCGTCAACCGGATCTCTTTGGGCATTCAAAGTTTTGACGACTCAAAACTTCAAGCGCTTGGTCGCGTGCATGATAGTGAACAAGCCAAAGCAGCCATACGAGCAGCACTTGAATTATTTGATCAAGTCAATATCGATTTGATGTACGCCCTTCCCGGTCAATCTCTTAATGATGCCTTAGCTGATATCCAGCAAGCCATCAGTTTTGATCCGGGTCATATTTCTTTGTATCACCTAACCCTCGAACCCAATACGCTATTTGCTAAATACCCCCCAGCGCTACCAGATGACGATAGTGCTTTTGAGATGCTCGATCATTTAATGAATGCTTTAGAGAAAGCAGGCTACAGCCGTTATGAAGTTTCTGCGTACGCCAAGAAAGGTCGCCAATGCCAACACAATCTCAATTATTGGCAATTTGGAGACTACATTGGAATTGGTGCCGGTGCTCACGGAAAAATCTCTGAACACAACAGAATCACTCGGCAAGTCAATGAACGCCATCCCGATAGCTATATGACGAAAATATTCAAAGATGGTCATGCACTTATTGAAGAACGCACTTTAGATAAAAATGATTTACCTTTTGAGTACATGCTCAACGCCCTAAGACTGATTGAAGGTGTACCGACTCATGCATTTAATGAGAGAACCGGCATCCCATTAGCGCAAATCAATCCGATGCTAGAGGCAGCCGTTAAAAAACAGCTACTCGACGCAGACCCTAGAACCCTTAAAGCAACCCCTTTAGGCATGCAATATCTGAATGATTTGCAAATGCTATTCCTGAAATAA
- a CDS encoding integrase arm-type DNA-binding domain-containing protein, protein MSTNLSFKYVENLKSQGRYTDALVTGLHLWVKPNLKKYWIFRYSQGGKQQNVSLGPYTKVSIAEARLKAQELRNQINSGINPIAERQKQKSQTIELQTKKSVFKDFAEECIKTKRAEWTNQKHGDQWEYTLKEFAYPVIGNKYLDEISTEDILAILSPIWVSKTETASRLRGRLEWILASATTRQLRTGTNPALWRGHLQTILPAPNKLKKVNHHKALLYRQVPSLISNLAEMATVGSLALEFTILNASRTGEVVGGLRSEVHGDIWIIPANRMKAKKEHRVPLSARSLAILAIARAMDEDSEYLFSNNGKCLSNMAMPMALRRAGVDATVHGFRSSFRDWVSEETNHPSEVAEMALAHTISNKVEAAYRRRDLLEKRRLLMNDWQNYCLSGEHS, encoded by the coding sequence ATGAGCACAAACCTAAGTTTTAAATATGTGGAAAATCTTAAAAGCCAGGGGCGGTACACCGACGCCTTAGTTACAGGTTTACATCTATGGGTTAAACCCAATCTTAAAAAATACTGGATATTCCGATACTCTCAGGGCGGGAAACAACAAAATGTTAGCCTTGGGCCTTACACCAAGGTATCTATTGCCGAAGCACGGCTTAAAGCTCAAGAACTAAGGAACCAAATTAATTCTGGCATCAACCCTATAGCTGAGCGCCAAAAACAAAAATCCCAAACAATAGAACTGCAGACCAAAAAATCTGTATTCAAAGATTTTGCTGAAGAGTGCATAAAAACAAAACGCGCTGAATGGACAAACCAGAAGCACGGTGACCAGTGGGAATACACACTTAAAGAGTTTGCCTACCCAGTTATCGGCAACAAATATTTGGACGAGATCAGTACAGAAGATATCTTGGCCATCCTTTCGCCAATATGGGTCAGCAAAACAGAAACTGCATCCAGGCTGAGAGGTAGGCTCGAGTGGATTTTGGCATCGGCAACAACAAGACAGCTACGAACTGGGACCAACCCTGCACTATGGCGCGGTCATTTACAAACTATCTTGCCAGCGCCGAATAAATTAAAGAAAGTAAACCACCACAAAGCACTGCTATACAGACAAGTCCCATCTCTGATCTCTAACCTTGCTGAGATGGCAACCGTTGGGTCTCTTGCACTTGAGTTCACAATTTTGAATGCATCAAGAACTGGTGAGGTGGTTGGTGGACTGCGTTCTGAAGTGCATGGTGATATTTGGATAATCCCCGCAAACAGAATGAAAGCCAAGAAAGAGCACCGCGTACCGCTATCTGCAAGATCATTAGCAATACTAGCAATTGCTAGAGCTATGGACGAAGATAGCGAATACCTATTTTCAAATAACGGGAAATGCTTATCAAATATGGCTATGCCAATGGCACTGCGCCGCGCTGGGGTTGACGCAACGGTTCACGGATTTAGATCATCCTTTCGGGACTGGGTCTCCGAAGAAACAAATCACCCCTCAGAAGTTGCCGAAATGGCACTGGCACACACAATTAGTAATAAAGTTGAGGCAGCGTATCGACGAAGAGATTTACTTGAAAAACGCAGGCTACTAATGAATGATTGGCAGAATTATTGCTTAAGTGGAGAGCACTCATGA
- a CDS encoding AlpA family transcriptional regulator: MQNYVQLLRIAEVSKKTTLAKSTIWLKIAKQEFVAPVRIGGICVWKESDVDDWIERQFAKSHKEAA, from the coding sequence ATGCAAAACTATGTACAGCTATTACGCATAGCTGAAGTATCAAAAAAAACAACACTTGCCAAAAGTACAATTTGGCTGAAGATCGCCAAACAAGAGTTTGTAGCTCCTGTACGAATTGGTGGTATTTGTGTATGGAAAGAGTCAGATGTCGATGACTGGATTGAGCGCCAGTTTGCTAAATCTCACAAGGAGGCAGCATGA
- a CDS encoding DNA polymerase: MVNQDFSLRDCITLDFEFRPLEGREGNLPEVICMVAYEIGTGKSHRIFQEELYQLKAPPFPIDKTAVIVAYFASAEMSCFKALGWPMPQNVLDLYAEFRNRTNGFSYLPGGRSLLGAMKFFGLDSIVPEHKEEMRTLALRGGPYNYHERSSLLDYCQSDVDALLPLLSAMLPGIDQPRALLRGQYNIAVAAMENTGTPIDIQTYADLCHFWDKIKGELILEVDAAYGVYQDGVFKSDLFEKYLGLANIPWPRTATGKLKLDEDTFKDMSKAYPNLLPLHNLRDCLAKLRLSDLYVGSDGRNRCLLSQFSSITGRNQPSTTKFVFGLSKWLRGLIQPRPGMAIAYIDWSQQEFGIAAALSQDKNMLEAYLSGDPYLAFAKQAAAVPQTATKHSHPNERNQYKQCVLATQYGMGAESLADRLGTPVLRAKQLLDMHKKVYRTFWDWSDNLYNTTVAFNQVATLFGWRLNVQPDLNPRSLRNFPMQANAAEMLRLACILMHERGINICAPVHDALLIEAPEYQIDDAVLVAQDCMEEASAILLDGFKLASDAKIIRSPERFHEDAGQIFWDRVMTILERIKSSEKLNAGC; encoded by the coding sequence ATGGTTAATCAAGATTTTTCCTTGCGTGACTGCATCACCCTCGACTTTGAATTCCGCCCCCTAGAGGGGCGTGAGGGTAACTTGCCAGAAGTGATATGTATGGTTGCTTATGAAATTGGTACCGGCAAATCTCATCGCATCTTCCAGGAGGAGCTCTATCAATTAAAGGCACCACCTTTCCCAATTGATAAGACAGCCGTCATTGTTGCCTACTTTGCCAGCGCTGAAATGTCTTGCTTCAAGGCTTTGGGCTGGCCAATGCCCCAAAACGTTCTAGATCTCTACGCTGAGTTTCGCAATAGGACAAATGGGTTTTCATATTTACCAGGTGGCCGTTCGCTGCTTGGAGCTATGAAATTTTTTGGTCTAGATTCAATTGTCCCTGAGCACAAAGAGGAGATGCGCACCTTAGCTTTAAGAGGCGGGCCATACAACTATCATGAACGGTCATCGTTGTTGGATTATTGCCAGTCAGATGTAGATGCATTACTACCTCTTTTAAGTGCCATGCTACCGGGGATTGACCAGCCACGCGCGCTGCTCAGAGGGCAATACAACATCGCTGTTGCCGCTATGGAAAACACTGGCACACCCATTGATATTCAGACTTATGCCGATCTGTGCCATTTCTGGGACAAGATTAAAGGCGAGCTTATTTTAGAAGTCGATGCAGCTTATGGGGTCTACCAGGATGGCGTATTTAAAAGCGATTTATTTGAGAAGTATCTTGGGCTAGCTAATATCCCATGGCCCAGAACAGCAACGGGAAAACTTAAGTTAGACGAAGACACCTTCAAGGACATGTCCAAGGCATACCCCAATCTGTTGCCATTGCACAATTTGCGAGACTGCTTAGCAAAGCTTAGATTGAGTGACCTGTATGTCGGCAGTGATGGGCGTAACCGCTGCCTGTTATCACAATTTTCATCGATCACAGGGCGCAACCAACCTTCGACAACTAAGTTTGTTTTTGGGCTGTCAAAGTGGCTAAGAGGTCTAATCCAGCCTCGTCCTGGGATGGCTATTGCATACATTGACTGGTCACAACAGGAATTTGGTATTGCAGCTGCATTATCCCAAGACAAAAATATGCTTGAAGCTTATTTATCCGGTGACCCATATCTTGCTTTCGCGAAGCAAGCTGCTGCAGTTCCGCAAACCGCAACTAAACATAGTCACCCAAATGAGCGAAATCAGTACAAGCAGTGCGTCCTGGCAACTCAATATGGCATGGGAGCAGAGTCTTTGGCGGACCGATTAGGTACACCAGTGTTACGAGCCAAACAGCTCCTTGATATGCACAAGAAAGTTTATAGGACGTTTTGGGACTGGTCAGACAATCTTTACAACACGACCGTTGCATTCAATCAGGTAGCTACTTTGTTTGGCTGGAGACTGAATGTTCAACCAGATCTAAACCCACGTAGTTTGCGCAACTTTCCAATGCAAGCCAATGCAGCAGAAATGCTAAGACTTGCATGCATATTGATGCACGAGAGAGGTATCAATATTTGTGCGCCTGTACACGATGCTTTATTGATTGAGGCTCCTGAATACCAAATTGATGATGCAGTTTTAGTAGCCCAGGATTGCATGGAAGAAGCCAGTGCGATTCTGCTTGATGGATTCAAACTAGCCAGTGACGCAAAAATAATCCGCAGCCCTGAGCGGTTCCATGAGGACGCTGGTCAGATTTTCTGGGACCGCGTCATGACTATTCTTGAGCGCATCAAAAGCAGTGAAAAACTTAACGCAGGGTGTTAG